The Bacteroidales bacterium genome includes a region encoding these proteins:
- a CDS encoding 3-methyl-2-oxobutanoate dehydrogenase subunit VorB translates to MSEEIKLLKGNEAIAHAAIRYGADGYFGYPITPQSEIMETLMTLKPWESTGMVVLQAESEVAAINMVYGGAGSGKAVMTSSSSPGVSLKQEGISYLAGTELPALIVNVMRGGPGLGTIQPSQADYFQAVKGGGHGDYKLIALAPSSVQEMADFVYLGFDLAFKYRNPAIILADGIIGQMMEKVILPPIRPRRTEEEIRTQCPWALQGKPKGRKPNILTSLELSPAVMEDNNLRFQAKYREIEKNEVRYEAIDCEDADYMIVAFGSLARICLKAQEMARAEGIKVGLLRPITLWPFPSDIIAEYAKKVKGIISIELNAGQMVEDIRLAVNGTIDVKFYGRLGGIVPTPDEILDVIKKEYIK, encoded by the coding sequence ATGTCAGAAGAGATAAAACTACTAAAAGGAAACGAAGCAATAGCCCATGCTGCCATAAGATATGGTGCTGATGGTTATTTTGGATACCCTATAACTCCTCAATCGGAGATTATGGAAACACTCATGACCTTAAAACCATGGGAGAGTACTGGAATGGTTGTACTACAAGCAGAGAGCGAAGTTGCCGCTATAAATATGGTATATGGTGGAGCCGGTTCAGGTAAGGCTGTAATGACTTCATCATCAAGCCCTGGTGTAAGTCTTAAACAAGAGGGAATATCATATTTAGCTGGGACAGAACTACCTGCATTAATTGTAAATGTAATGCGAGGAGGACCCGGATTAGGAACTATTCAACCTTCACAGGCCGACTACTTTCAAGCGGTTAAAGGCGGTGGACACGGAGATTATAAATTAATAGCTCTTGCCCCCTCGAGTGTTCAAGAGATGGCAGATTTTGTATATTTAGGATTTGACCTTGCATTTAAATATCGTAATCCCGCAATTATTCTTGCAGATGGCATTATTGGTCAGATGATGGAGAAAGTTATCCTCCCCCCTATTCGCCCTCGCAGAACTGAAGAGGAGATTCGCACTCAATGTCCATGGGCGCTACAAGGAAAACCGAAAGGAAGAAAACCTAATATTCTAACTTCTCTTGAATTGTCTCCTGCTGTTATGGAAGATAATAATCTTCGTTTCCAAGCAAAATACCGCGAGATTGAGAAAAATGAGGTTAGATACGAGGCTATTGACTGCGAAGATGCTGATTATATGATTGTTGCATTTGGCTCACTCGCAAGAATATGTTTGAAGGCTCAAGAAATGGCCCGTGCAGAAGGTATAAAAGTTGGTCTTTTACGACCAATAACTCTTTGGCCATTCCCCTCTGATATTATTGCCGAATATGCAAAGAAAGTAAAAGGCATTATCTCTATTGAGCTGAATGCCGGTCAAATGGTTGAAGATATCAGATTGGCTGTAAATGGCACAATAGATGTTAAATTCTACGGCAGATTGGGAGGTATTGTTCCCACTCCTGATGAGATATTAGATGTTATTAAGAAAGAGTATATAAAATAA
- a CDS encoding 4Fe-4S binding protein: MAKIAGAVEVNKERCKGCNLCVTACPANVLSLHEKEVNDKGYHYAYMKNPDKCIGCASCGYVCPDGCITVYKVKL; this comes from the coding sequence ATGGCTAAAATAGCAGGTGCAGTAGAGGTTAATAAAGAGCGTTGCAAAGGGTGTAACCTTTGTGTTACAGCATGTCCTGCAAACGTATTATCTCTTCATGAAAAAGAGGTGAACGATAAAGGATACCACTACGCATATATGAAAAATCCAGATAAATGTATTGGTTGTGCAAGTTGTGGATATGTATGTCCCGATGGCTGTATTACCGTATATAAGGTAAAACTTTAA